From a single Phocoena sinus isolate mPhoSin1 chromosome 1, mPhoSin1.pri, whole genome shotgun sequence genomic region:
- the LOC116759038 gene encoding histone H2B type 2-E, whose translation MPEPAKSAPAPKKGSKKAVTKAQKKDGKKRKRSRKESYSIYVYKVLKQVHPDTGISSKAMGIMNSFVNDIFERIAGEASRLAHYNKRSTITSREIQTAVRLLLPGELAKHAVSEGTKAVTKYTSSK comes from the coding sequence ATGCCTGAGCCGGCAAAATCCGCTCCCGCGCCCAAGAAGGGCTCGAAGAAAGCTGTCACCAAAGCTCAGAAGAAGGACGGCAAAAAGCGCAAGCGCAGTCGCAAGGAGAGCTATTCCATCTACGTGTACAAAGTGCTGAAACAGGTGCACCCAGATACCGGCATCTCGTCCAAGGCCATGGGCATCATGAACTCGTTTGTCAACGACATCTTCGAACGCATCGCGGGCGAAGCGTCGCGCTTGGCGCATTACAACAAGCGCTCGACCATCACCTCCCGGGAGATCCAGACGGCCGTGCGCCTGCTGCTGCCCGGCGAGCTGGCCAAGCACGCCGTGTCCGAGGGCACCAAGGCGGTCACCAAGTACACCAGCTCCAAGTGA
- the LOC116762450 gene encoding histone H2A type 2-C encodes MSGRGKQGGKARAKAKSRSSRAGLQFPVGRVHRLLRKGNYAERVGAGAPVYMAAVLEYLTAEILELAGNAARDNKKTRIIPRHLQLAIRNDEELNKLLGKVTIAQGGVLPNIQAVLLPKKTESHKAKSK; translated from the coding sequence ATGTCTGGCCGCGGAAAGCAAGGAGGCAAGGCCCGCGCCAAGGCTAAGTCGCGCTCGTCCCGCGCAGGTCTGCAGTTCCCGGTGGGACGAGTGCACCGCCTGCTACGCAAAGGCAACTACGCCGAGCGGGTGGGGGCCGGCGCGCCCGTCTACATGGCGGCAGTCCTCGAGTACCTGACCGCCGAAATCCTGGAGCTGGCGGGCAACGCGGCCCGAGACAACAAGAAGACGCGCATCATCCCTCGTCACCTGCAGCTGGCCATCCGCAACGACGAGGAACTGAATAAGCTGTTGGGCAAAGTCACCATCGCCCAGGGTGGCGTTTTGCCCAACATCCAGGCCGTTCTATTaccaaagaaaactgaaagccACAAAGCCAAAAGCAAATAA
- the LOC116762447 gene encoding histone H2A type 2-B — MSGRGKQGGKARAKAKSRSSRAGLQFPVGRVHRLLRKGNYAERVGAGAPVYLAAVLEYLTAEILELAGNAARDNKKTRIIPRHLQLAVRNDEELNKLLGGVTIAQGGVLPNIQAVLLPKKTESHKPGKNK; from the coding sequence ATGTCAGGACGCGGAAAGCAGGGAGGCAAAGCTCGGGCCAAGGCCAAGTCGCGCTCGTCCCGCGCTGGCCTTCAGTTCCCCGTGGGGCGAGTGCACCGCCTGCTGCGCAAAGGCAACTACGCCGAGCGAGTGGGGGCCGGCGCGCCAGTGTACCTGGCGGCTGTGCTGGAGTACCTGACAGCGGAAATCCTGGAGCTGGCCGGCAACGCGGCCCGAGACAATAAGAAGACGCGCATCATCCCTCGCCATTTGCAACTAGCCGTGAGAAATGATGAAGAGCTCAACAAGTTACTCGGGGGTGTCACAATTGCCCAGGGCGGCGTCTTGCCCAATATCCAGGCAGTCTTGTTGCCCAAGAAAACGGAGAGTCACAAGCCTGGCAAGAATAAGTAA
- the BOLA1 gene encoding bolA-like protein 1, which produces MGAAVAKTECKLMLSGQLVGSLFSMAGRVCVSRGSARSGAIGPVEAAIRTKLEQALNPEVLELRNESGGHAVPPGSETHFRVAVVSSRFEGLSPLQRHRLVHAALSEELAGPVHALAIQARTPAQWRENPQLDTSPPCLGGSKKTRGTP; this is translated from the exons ATGGGAGCTGCGGTAGCGAAGACTGAGTGCAAG CTGATGCTGAGTGGGCAGCTGGTCGGAAGCCTGTTCTCCATGGCTGGCCGCGTCTGTGTGTCCCGGGGCAGCGCCAGATCAGGGGCCATCGGTCCCGTCGAGGCCGCCATTCGCACAAAGTTGGAGCAGGCGCTGAACCCCGAGGTCCTGGAGCTGCGTAATGAGAGCGGCGGCCACGCGGTCCCACCAGGCAGTGAAACCCATTTCCGCGTGGCCGTGGTGAGCTCTCGTTTCGAGGGACTGAGCCCCCTGCAACGGCATCGGCTGGTCCACGCGGCGCTGTCAGAAGAACTGGCTGGGCCGGTCCACGCCCTGGCCATACAAGCGCGGACCCCCGCCCAGTGGAGGGAGAACCCTCAACTGGACACGAGCCCCCCCTGCCTGGGCGGGAGCAAGAAAACTCGAGGAACTCCCTGA
- the SV2A gene encoding synaptic vesicle glycoprotein 2A isoform X1: protein MEEGFRDRAAFIRGAKDIAKEVKKHAAKKVVKGLDRVQDEYSRRSYSRFEEEDDDDDFPASADGYYRGEGAQDEEEGGASSDATEGHDEDDEIYEGEYQGIPRAESGGKGERMADGAPLAGVRGGLGDGEGPPGGRGEAQRRKEREELAQQYEAILRECGHGRFQWTLYFVLGLALMADGVEVFVVGFVLPSAEKDMCLSDSNKGMLGLIVYLGMMVGAFLWGGLADRLGRRQCLLISLSVNSVFAFFSSFVQGYGTFLFCRLLSGVGIGGSIPIVFSYFSEFLAQEKRGEHLSWLCMFWMIGGVYAAAMAWAIIPHYGWSFQMGSAYQFHSWRVFVLVCAFPSVFAIGALTTQPESPRFFLENGKHDEAWMVLKQVHDTNMRAKGHPERVFSVTHIKTIHQEDELIEIQSDTGTWYQRWGVRALSLGGQVWGNFLSCFGPEYRRITLMMMGVWFTMSFSYYGLTVWFPDMIRHLQAVDYAARTKVFPGERVEHVTFNFTLENQIHRGGQYFNDKFIGLRLKSVSFEDSLFEECYFEDVTSSNTFFRNCTFINTVFYNTDLFEYKFVNSRLVNSTFLHNKEGCPLDVTGTGEGAYMVYFVSFLGTLAVLPGNIVSALLMDKIGRLRMLAGSSVMSCVSCFFLSFGNSESAMIALLCLFGGVSIASWNALDVLTVELYPSDKRTTAFGFLNALCKLAAVLGISIFTSFVGITKAAPILFASAALALGSSLALKLPETRGQVLQ from the exons ATGGAAGAGGGTTTCAGAGACCGGGCAGCTTTCATCCGTGGGGCCAAAGACATTGCCAAGGAAGTCAAGAAGCACGCAGCCAAGAAGGTGGTGAAGGGCTTGGACAGAGTCCAGGATGAATATTCCCGGAGATCCTACTCCCGCTTTGAGGAGGAGGACGATGATGATGACTTCCCTGCCTCTGCTGACGGCTATTACCGCGGGGAAGGGGCCCAGGATGAGGAGGAAGGTGGCGCATCTAGTGATGCCACTGAGGGCCATGACGAGGATGATGAGATCTATGAGGGGGAATATCAGGGCATCCCCCGTGCAGAGTCTGGGGGCAAAGGCGAGCGGATGGCAGATGGGGCACCCCTGGCTGGAGTGAGGGGGGGCTTGGGTGATGGGGAGGGCCCCCCTGGGGGCCGGGGAGAGGCACAGCGGCGGAAAGAACGGGAAGAACTGGCCCAGCAGTATGAAGCCATCCTACGGGAGTGTGGCCATGGCCGCTTCCAGTGGACACTGTATTTCGTGCTTGGTCTGGCGCTGATGGCTGATGGTGTCGAGGTCTTTGTGGTGGGCTTCGTGCTGCCCAGTGCTGAGAAAGACATGTGCCTGTCTGACTCCAACAAAGGCATGCTGG GCCTCATTGTCTACCTGGGCATGATGGTGGGAGCCTTCCTCTGGGGAGGGCTAGCTGATCGGCTGGGTCGAAGACAATGTCTGCTCATATCACTCTCAGTCAACAGCGTCTTCGCCTTTTTCTCATCTTTCGTCCAGGGTTATGGCACTTTCCTTTTCTGCCGCCTCCTTTCTGGCGTCGG GATTGGAGGGTCCATCCCCATCGTCTTCTCCTATTTTTCGGAGTTTCTGGCCCAGGAGAAACGTGGGGAGCATTTGAGCTGGCTCTGCATGTTTTGGATGATTGGTGGAGTGTACGCAGCTGCTATGGCTTGGGCCATCATCCCTCACTACG GGTGGAGCTTTCAGATGGGGTCCGCTTACCAGTTCCACAGCTGGAGGGTCTTTGTCCTCGTCTGCGCCTTTCCTTCTGTGTTTGCCATTGGGGCTCTGACCACACAGCCTGAGAGCCCCCGTTTCTTCCTGGAG AACGGGAAACATGATGAGGCCTGGATGGTACTGAAGCAGGTCCATGACACCAACATGCGAGCCAAGGGGCATCCTGAGCGAGTCTTCTCA GTAACCCACATTAAGACAATTCATCAGGAGGATGAGTTGATTGAGATTCAGTCAGACACAGGGACCTGGTACCAGCGCTGGGGGGTCCGGGCCTTGAGCCTGGGAGGGCAG GTTTGGGGGAATTTCCTCTCCTGTTTTGGTCCAGAATATCGCCGCATCACTCTGATGATGATGGGTGTGTGGTTCACCATGTCGTTCAG CTACTATGGCCTGACTGTCTGGTTTCCCGACATGATCCGCCATCTCCAGGCTGTGGACTATGCAGCTCGCACCAAAGTGTTCCCTGGGGAACGTGTAGAGCACGTGACTTTTAACTTCACCTTGGAGAATCAGATCCACCGAGGGGGACAGTACTTCAATGACAA GTTTATTGGGCTGCGTCTGAAGTCAGTGTCCTTTGAGGACTCCCTATTTGAGGAGTGTTATTTCGAGGATGTCACATCCAGCAACACTTTCTTCCGCAACTGCACGTTCATCAACACCGTGTTCTATAACACTG ACTTGTTCGAGTACAAGTTTGTGAACAGCCGTCTGGTGAACAGCACATTCCTGCACAACAAGGAGGGCTGCCCACTGGACGTGACAGGGACAGGTGAAGGTGCCTACATGGTGTATTTCGTCAGCTTCTTGGGGACGCTGGCTGTGCTTCCTGGGAACATTGTGTCTGCCCTGCTCATGGACAAGATTGGCAGGCTCCGGATGCTTG CTGGCTCCAGCGTGATGTCCTGTGTCTCCTGCTTCTTCCTGTCTTTTGGGAACAGCGAGTCAGCCATGATTGCTCTGCTCTGCCTTTTTGGGGGGGTCAGCATTGCATCCTGGAACGCGCTGGACGTGTTGACTGTTGAACTCTACCCCTCGGACAAAAG GACCACAGCCTTCGGCTTCCTGAATGCTCTGTGTAAGCTGGCAGCTGTGCTGGGGATCAGCATCTTCACATCCTTTGTGGGAATCACCAAGGCCGCCCCCATCCTCTTTGCCTCAGCTGCTCTTGCCCTTGGTAGTTCTCTGGCCCTGAAGCTGCCCGAGACGCGGGGGCAGGTGCTGCAGTGA
- the SV2A gene encoding synaptic vesicle glycoprotein 2A isoform X2: MVSRSLWWASCCPVLRKTCACLTPTKACWNGKHDEAWMVLKQVHDTNMRAKGHPERVFSVTHIKTIHQEDELIEIQSDTGTWYQRWGVRALSLGGQVWGNFLSCFGPEYRRITLMMMGVWFTMSFSYYGLTVWFPDMIRHLQAVDYAARTKVFPGERVEHVTFNFTLENQIHRGGQYFNDKFIGLRLKSVSFEDSLFEECYFEDVTSSNTFFRNCTFINTVFYNTDLFEYKFVNSRLVNSTFLHNKEGCPLDVTGTGEGAYMVYFVSFLGTLAVLPGNIVSALLMDKIGRLRMLAGSSVMSCVSCFFLSFGNSESAMIALLCLFGGVSIASWNALDVLTVELYPSDKRTTAFGFLNALCKLAAVLGISIFTSFVGITKAAPILFASAALALGSSLALKLPETRGQVLQ; this comes from the exons ATGGTGTCGAGGTCTTTGTGGTGGGCTTCGTGCTGCCCAGTGCTGAGAAAGACATGTGCCTGTCTGACTCCAACAAAGGCATGCTGG AACGGGAAACATGATGAGGCCTGGATGGTACTGAAGCAGGTCCATGACACCAACATGCGAGCCAAGGGGCATCCTGAGCGAGTCTTCTCA GTAACCCACATTAAGACAATTCATCAGGAGGATGAGTTGATTGAGATTCAGTCAGACACAGGGACCTGGTACCAGCGCTGGGGGGTCCGGGCCTTGAGCCTGGGAGGGCAG GTTTGGGGGAATTTCCTCTCCTGTTTTGGTCCAGAATATCGCCGCATCACTCTGATGATGATGGGTGTGTGGTTCACCATGTCGTTCAG CTACTATGGCCTGACTGTCTGGTTTCCCGACATGATCCGCCATCTCCAGGCTGTGGACTATGCAGCTCGCACCAAAGTGTTCCCTGGGGAACGTGTAGAGCACGTGACTTTTAACTTCACCTTGGAGAATCAGATCCACCGAGGGGGACAGTACTTCAATGACAA GTTTATTGGGCTGCGTCTGAAGTCAGTGTCCTTTGAGGACTCCCTATTTGAGGAGTGTTATTTCGAGGATGTCACATCCAGCAACACTTTCTTCCGCAACTGCACGTTCATCAACACCGTGTTCTATAACACTG ACTTGTTCGAGTACAAGTTTGTGAACAGCCGTCTGGTGAACAGCACATTCCTGCACAACAAGGAGGGCTGCCCACTGGACGTGACAGGGACAGGTGAAGGTGCCTACATGGTGTATTTCGTCAGCTTCTTGGGGACGCTGGCTGTGCTTCCTGGGAACATTGTGTCTGCCCTGCTCATGGACAAGATTGGCAGGCTCCGGATGCTTG CTGGCTCCAGCGTGATGTCCTGTGTCTCCTGCTTCTTCCTGTCTTTTGGGAACAGCGAGTCAGCCATGATTGCTCTGCTCTGCCTTTTTGGGGGGGTCAGCATTGCATCCTGGAACGCGCTGGACGTGTTGACTGTTGAACTCTACCCCTCGGACAAAAG GACCACAGCCTTCGGCTTCCTGAATGCTCTGTGTAAGCTGGCAGCTGTGCTGGGGATCAGCATCTTCACATCCTTTGTGGGAATCACCAAGGCCGCCCCCATCCTCTTTGCCTCAGCTGCTCTTGCCCTTGGTAGTTCTCTGGCCCTGAAGCTGCCCGAGACGCGGGGGCAGGTGCTGCAGTGA
- the SV2A gene encoding synaptic vesicle glycoprotein 2A isoform X3, with protein MVLKQVHDTNMRAKGHPERVFSVTHIKTIHQEDELIEIQSDTGTWYQRWGVRALSLGGQVWGNFLSCFGPEYRRITLMMMGVWFTMSFSYYGLTVWFPDMIRHLQAVDYAARTKVFPGERVEHVTFNFTLENQIHRGGQYFNDKFIGLRLKSVSFEDSLFEECYFEDVTSSNTFFRNCTFINTVFYNTDLFEYKFVNSRLVNSTFLHNKEGCPLDVTGTGEGAYMVYFVSFLGTLAVLPGNIVSALLMDKIGRLRMLAGSSVMSCVSCFFLSFGNSESAMIALLCLFGGVSIASWNALDVLTVELYPSDKRTTAFGFLNALCKLAAVLGISIFTSFVGITKAAPILFASAALALGSSLALKLPETRGQVLQ; from the exons ATGGTACTGAAGCAGGTCCATGACACCAACATGCGAGCCAAGGGGCATCCTGAGCGAGTCTTCTCA GTAACCCACATTAAGACAATTCATCAGGAGGATGAGTTGATTGAGATTCAGTCAGACACAGGGACCTGGTACCAGCGCTGGGGGGTCCGGGCCTTGAGCCTGGGAGGGCAG GTTTGGGGGAATTTCCTCTCCTGTTTTGGTCCAGAATATCGCCGCATCACTCTGATGATGATGGGTGTGTGGTTCACCATGTCGTTCAG CTACTATGGCCTGACTGTCTGGTTTCCCGACATGATCCGCCATCTCCAGGCTGTGGACTATGCAGCTCGCACCAAAGTGTTCCCTGGGGAACGTGTAGAGCACGTGACTTTTAACTTCACCTTGGAGAATCAGATCCACCGAGGGGGACAGTACTTCAATGACAA GTTTATTGGGCTGCGTCTGAAGTCAGTGTCCTTTGAGGACTCCCTATTTGAGGAGTGTTATTTCGAGGATGTCACATCCAGCAACACTTTCTTCCGCAACTGCACGTTCATCAACACCGTGTTCTATAACACTG ACTTGTTCGAGTACAAGTTTGTGAACAGCCGTCTGGTGAACAGCACATTCCTGCACAACAAGGAGGGCTGCCCACTGGACGTGACAGGGACAGGTGAAGGTGCCTACATGGTGTATTTCGTCAGCTTCTTGGGGACGCTGGCTGTGCTTCCTGGGAACATTGTGTCTGCCCTGCTCATGGACAAGATTGGCAGGCTCCGGATGCTTG CTGGCTCCAGCGTGATGTCCTGTGTCTCCTGCTTCTTCCTGTCTTTTGGGAACAGCGAGTCAGCCATGATTGCTCTGCTCTGCCTTTTTGGGGGGGTCAGCATTGCATCCTGGAACGCGCTGGACGTGTTGACTGTTGAACTCTACCCCTCGGACAAAAG GACCACAGCCTTCGGCTTCCTGAATGCTCTGTGTAAGCTGGCAGCTGTGCTGGGGATCAGCATCTTCACATCCTTTGTGGGAATCACCAAGGCCGCCCCCATCCTCTTTGCCTCAGCTGCTCTTGCCCTTGGTAGTTCTCTGGCCCTGAAGCTGCCCGAGACGCGGGGGCAGGTGCTGCAGTGA